From Zea mays cultivar B73 chromosome 3, Zm-B73-REFERENCE-NAM-5.0, whole genome shotgun sequence:
accaggatgggtgcgttcgtaaggagtgccttcaggttcccgagggcttcctcggcctcgggggtccaagtgaagcactcggcctttctcaagaggcagtacagaggtaggcctctttcgccgaggcgcgagatgaagcggctcagagccgcaaggcatcccatgaccctctgtacgcctttcaagtctttgatgggccccatgttggtgatggccgcgattttctctgggttggcctcgatgcctcgctcggagacgatgaaccccaagagcatgcctcgggggactccgaagacacatttctcgggattgagttttacgcccttcgccttgagacaccggaatgtcatttcaaggtcggaaaggaggtcggaggctttcctcgtcttgactacgatgacatcgacgtaagcctcgaccgttcgaccaatgtgctctccgaacacgtggttcatgcacctttggtacgtcgcacccgcattcctcaaaccaaatggcatagtaacgtagcagtacatgctaaaagatgtgatgaaagaagtcgcgagctggtcggactctttcatcctgatttggtgataccctgagtaggcatcgaggaaagacagggtttcgcacccagcagtggaatccacgatttgatcgacgcgaggcagagggtagggaaccttcggacatgctttgtttagaccagtgtagtctacacacatctgccatttccctcctttctttctcacaagcacagggttggcaagccattcgggatggaatacctctttgatgaaccctgcagccatcagcttgtggatctcctcgcctatggctctgcgcttttcttcgtcgaatcggcgcagaggctgcttcacgggtcaggctccagctcggatatccagcgagtgctcggtgacatccctcggtatgccaggcatgtccgagggactccacgcaaagacttcggcgttcgcgcggagaaagtcgacgagcatagcttcctatttggggtcgagctcggagccgatccagatctgtttggaggtgtcgttgctggggtcaagagggacagacttaaccgtctctgctggctcgaagttgccggcatggcgcttcacgtctggcgcctccttggagaggctctccaggtcggcgatgagggcctcggattcggcgagggcctcggcgtactccacgcactccacgtcgcattcgtacgtgtgtcggtatgtggggccgacggtgatgaccccgttggggcccgacatcttgagcttgaggtaggtgtagttggggacggccatgaatttggcgtagcatggcctccccagcaccgcgtggtaggttcctcgaaacccgaccacctcaaacgtgagggtttcccttctgaagttggagggagtcccgaagcagacgggtagatcgagttgtccgaggggctggacgcgtttcccggggatgatcccgtgaaaaggcaccGCGCCTGCcctgaccgaggacagatcgatccgcaggagcccgagggtctcgtcgtagatgatgttgaggttgctgcctccgtccatgaggaccttggtgagcctgacattgccgatgacagggtcgacaacgagcggatatttccccgggctcggcacgcggtcgaggtggtcgccctggtcgaaggtgatgggcttgtcggaccagtctaggtagactggcgccgccacctttactgagCAGATCTCTCgacgctcttgtttgcggtgccgagccgaggcgttcgccactagcccaccgtagatcataaagcagtcgtggacctcggggaactcctctgcctcgtgatcctccttcttgtcgttgttgtgggccctgccaccctccgcaggtggcccggccttgtgaaagtggcgccgaagcatgacgcattcctcaagggtgtgcttgacgggtccctgatgataggggcacggctccttgagcatcttgtcgaagagattggcacctccgggaggtttccgagggttcttgtactcagcggcggcgacaaggtccacgtcggtggcgtcgcgtttcgcttacgacttcttcttgcctttcttcttggtgccgcgttgagtggatgcctcggggacatcttccggctggcggccctggggctgcttgtccttccggaagatggcctcaaccgcctcctggccagaggcgaacttggtggcgatgtccatcagctcgctcgccctggtgggggtcttgcgacccagcttgctcaccaggccgcggcaggtggtgccggcgaggaacgcgccgatgacatccgagtcggtgacgttgggcagctcggtgcgctgcttcgagaatcaccagatgtagtcccggagagactctcccggctgctggcggcagcttcggagatcccaggagttcctggggcgcacgtacgtgccctggaagttgccggcgaaagcttggaccaggtcgtcccagttggagatctgccccaggggCAGAtgttccagccaggctcgagcggtgtcggagaggaacagggggaggttgcggatgatgaggttgtcatcgtccgttccacccagttggcaggccagccggtagtccgcgagccacagttccggcctcgtctcccccaagtactttgtgatggtagtcgaggttcggaaccgggtcgggaacggcgcccgtcgtatggctcggctgaaagcctgcggaccgggtggctcgggcgagggactccgatcctccccgctgtcgtagcgtcccccacgcctggggtggtagcctcggcacaccttttcgtcgaggtgggctcgacggtcgcggcggcggtgcttgttgccgaggcgacccggggccgcaggcgacgtgttgcgcgtgcgcccggtgtggatcgaggcttcccgcataaatcgggaagtcgcggtgcgatgttccgaggggtacccctgccttcgggaggcagagctttcggaccgtcggaccgcggcatcctccaggagattcttgagctctccctggatacgccgcccttcggtggtcgatggttccggcatcgtgaagagtagtatcgctgccgcagccaggttctggccgaccccactggaagtcggtggcggccttgccctgacgtcgtcggcaatgcggagctggatgccctggggtagatgacgcgcttctccggccggagcttggtctgcccattcctgcccgatgttccgccggaatggctcaagtgttcctgctccctcgtcgagcatggcctgcatctcgcggatttgctcgagctgtgcgtcctgaccccccgcagggactgggaccacaactagctcccgaaggatgtcaacgcgaggcgcaggcctagggggatcgccgtttttcGGCATACCAAGatagttgccttcgccgggatcccctagatcgacgtggaaacattcacgacttgggctgcagtcctcgtcgccgaagctgcggctaccatcggaacaatcagagaggcagtagtcacatgcggtcatgaagccccgcatggcactggggttaccgagcccggagaaatcccaacaaaagtcgggctcgtcatcttcctcggaacccgagggtccgtaggtcgagacggccgtcagccggtcccagggtgaccacatatgataccccggagggcttgaacatgcctttataaaagcatccaccaaagcggggtcgctcggtgggtcgcagctggatctaaaaggcacgagatgggaatcggtcggtacctcttggtcgacaggcggtgacgaagtcgcgtcaggggcggactgcaccgtcgtctcaggtacgagggtgacgcccagcaagtccctcgcgagcgtgctggcatcgttcgtccgcttggagttggcgtgttgcggggaaacgacactcgtcttcgtctcagacgcgaggtcgacgcccgacgtgtcccccgctggggcgccagcgccgtcgactcgctcgacagccgacgaggcgccgcctcctgcttggccatggttgccccgcctcctcctccgtcggcgggggaggtgacgggacaaacccgaatgttgttcttccgtcacgtggggaagacgtcgtcgattccgccgccggcgggcgagctgtcgaccgccattgtcgctgtcgcgcgacggaggaaggagtatcatgtcgtagctgccgtcgagggacatgaactcaagactcccgaaacggagaatcgtcccgggttggaaaggttgctggagactacccatctggagcttgacgggaagctgttcgtaaacacgcagcaggcccctacctggcgcgccaactgtcggcgtttcgaccccggggggtccctggaccgacgagtaaattgtcgccgcgtgtcccagcccagatgggtcggcgcgagacggagcacgaaggggggaaaaaggagacaggcaaaaggggaaacccgtggccttcgtgttgtcctgcgctcaggtcgggtgcgcttgcagtagggggttacaagcgtccgcgtgggagagagcgagggactttacgcgtcgacccgttctcccgcgcggccaaccttctcatacgagagccctggaccttccttttataggcgtaaggagagggtccaggtgtacaatgggggtgtagcagtgtgctaacgtgtctagtagagaggagctagagccctaagtacatgccgtcgtggcagtcggagaggttttggcaccctgttcatgtgatgtagtggccgtcggaggagcgctggagccttgtggaaggacagctgtcgaggctgtcgagtccttgctgacgtctccttgcttccgtaaggggctgagagccgccgtcgtcatggagcacgcggggcgccatcattatttgtttaccggggcgagccagatgggacgccggtcttgttccccgtagcctgagctagctaggggtagggtaatgatggccccccctgtgacgtggtcggtccgagccctaggtcgggcgaggcggaggctcctccgaggtcgaggtcgagtccgagccccgggtcgggcgaggcagagaccgttgtCCGAGGCcatggctgagtccgagccctgggctcgggcgaggcggagttcgtcgtcttccggagccgaggctgagtccgagccctggggtcgggcgaggcggagttcgtcgtcttccggagccgaggctgagtccgagccctagggtcgagcgaggcggagttcgtcgtccgaggctgagacgggggccgagccctggggtcgggcgaggcggagcttcctatagcgcccgaggccggacttggctgctgtcagcctcactctgtcgagtggcacagcagtcggagcaacgcaggcggcactgtcttcttgtcaggtcggtcagtggagcggcgaagtgactgcggtcacttcggctctatcgactgaagagcgcgcatcaggataaggtgtcaggccatcctcgcattaaatgctcctgcgatacattcggttggcgtggcgatctggccaaggttgcttctctgcgaagactgggcctcgggcgagccgaaggtgtgcccgttgcttgagggggccctcgggcgagacgtgaatcctccggtgtCGGCTGCCcttacccgaggctgggctcgggcgaggcgagattgtgtcccttgagtggaccgagccttgaccttgatcgcacccatcaggcctttgcagctttgtgctgatgggggttaccagctgagattaggagtcttgggggtacccctaattatggtccccgataaggTCTAACAACGCTTCAAATTTCAAGAGTTAAAAATCTTTTTAAAAGTCTGTTTTGAAAATTGCTAAGTCTTAGGataggcggaccgtccgggccatgtgggtggaccgtccgcgatcctccagtggGGTCCGGAGTATGCTTACTTCGGACTGGTCCTGTTCATTTGTACTGCGGACCATCCAGGCCTTTGgggcggaccgtctgggcctttgggccagaccgtccgcagtcctgaccagagaaggtTGCTCTCGACACAGTCCCTAAATTAttgtgcggacagtccggccttGTAGGACGGACCGTCCACAGGTGCAAAAtttggtttgggcagggactgtgtggtttttgggatttgtactacagactgtccgaaggataagcccggacagtactgactcccaggtcacggaccgtccggccttgtaggcggacggtccgcatgtgttaacTCCACTTTGTCAGAGCTCTGGTGCTCCATGTTGCCAGGACGCGGACGGTCTGGCCAAGGTTGGCGGACTGTCTGGACCTCACTTTTCTGAtagctctgacagatttcaaacgggaaaactatacgttatgtgtacggcggacagtccggccctagggcgcggaccgtccgcgtgtgcgcagaatatGTGCTTTTTGCACATAACGATTGGATTTGAGTGGggtgctataaatagaaggggagctcgtgtgtgagggctctcttggccattccttgcacacattgagctcatttgtgatcctccaactcattctctcacactccttacttgagattgcattctagtgagagattgagtgttcctagtgcatttgcatccattggtgattcttgaggcacttggtggtacaccgagcaagtgtcatcggcttgttactcttggaggttgccgcctcctagacggctcgggtgttgtctccgtcgagctctccaagaagattgtggagaaggcgcgatgttgattgtgaggggttcgcgcctacctcaccggagcggcaaaggtgacattagtgaaatcgtggtattgagtgatttcttgtccacttggctaaaagatcaagtcgtgtcttgatagaggagcaagtgagagcttgaagtccacctcaatgtggattaggggtgatcagcaaatcaccgataccacgggataaaatctggTGTCTTtgttttcttgcattacttattgccgtgcaagtgattagtattttgcatattgttcttcaagtattcaatcaccttagttgattctcatacattgtttacttgttatcactagataatttatacctcttgttatattgattagatttccctagtgttttttattttagtcaaaaccgtctattcaccccctctagccggtgtcctagatcctacaagtggtataggagtcgaggactccattgtttgtggatctaatcatcccggagtgggacaaaatggctagtaacaacaatgtgcacattgggaagccaccacattttgatgggaataactatgactattggaaaataagaatgtcaatgcatcttagagcaattggtggaaaaatttggccaattgtcaaggatgggtttgttgtgttgaaagaagatgaaccatccgttagtgacaatgaaaacattcttacaaatgatcaagccataaatgttttttatgatgctcttgatataaatgagttcaaccgtatcaaaaatctcacaaccgctcatgagatttggattaagctaatggaaattcatgaaggaactacaattgtgaaaagtgccaagctatatgtgtgcaaaggaaagtttgagcaattcattatgaaagaagatgagagtgtatctgatatgttcaaccggttaaatgagatagtgaatgaactcaagggacttggttttaatgtaccggatgtggatttcactcataagttccttagatctcttccgaagaaatatgagaccattgtaaccatgttagtaagaagtgatctttctacaacttctccaactgaagtattgggggaaattcttactaaagatatattcaagaaatctcaagccgatgctataagtttggcaaagaaagtgaagaatgaatcaattgctctcaaagctaaagcttctaaggcaattgagaaagaagatagtgatgatttcaagaaatctcaagccgatgctataagtttgggaaagaaagtgaagaatgaatcaattgctctcaaagctaaagcttctaaggcaattgagaaagaagatagtgatgatgaagaaaatTAAAGTGAGAGTAATGGAGATATGGATCTATTTGTAAAgaaattcaacaaattcatgaagatgaagagaggtcaacctagaagaggccaaacatcaagaagaaatgctttcaatgatagaaaatgttttgagtgtggggaacccgttcacattgccatgaattgccctaacaagaagaagaagggcaaagatggagatgataagaagaagaaattctacaacaagaaggatggcaaagcctacctagTTGAATAGGATTCGGATGATAgctcagatgatgatgatgatgatgacacctcatccaagcttaatgccagaattgccatcaaggaagctccttcacttttctcatcccctcattgtctcatggcaaagggagacgctaaggtaaaaatcatcatcgatttaaatgatatgaatgatgatgatgatgttgatgatgatggctattcatatgatgatcttgttagaatgttaggtgaggccgatgactacatgcacaaagaaaaaggaaagtttaagaccttgaaggaattgtataaaaacctccaagtgtcttttgaggagctcaagacctctcacaacgatctaaaagagaattgtgagaagcttgcggaagctcaaaactcatctattgtgcatgaagttgtggtggtcaccgaggatgttggagtcacttgtgacttacttgatagtcctacaagtgaaccactacctactaactctatttgtgataaatgcaaaatttctattatgaatgataatattgctcttgatgaatcacaaatcattgttgagaatgaagtgttagtagatagagtaaGTGCTCTAACTCATGATCTAGAGAAGACATATGGTGGAAaagctaaattggatttcatattgggaagtcaacggtgctcacttaaccatgagggtcttggatatgttcccaagaaaggaaaaaatgcttttataaagcaaaatacattgtttgtgaaagaatgtgacaaagtgtgtcacaagtgtcacaagggacatatcaagaagaattgtcctaagctcaagaatgtatcctccacttattttgatcattgttatgttctttctcataatgcaaaaggtgttcatgctaaatttgttggtacttcaattgttggcaataagaagaaagctatttgggtgccaaagaccttggtcactaacatccaaggacccaaacaagtttgggtacctaaaagagattgatttctttttgtaggtgaactacaaggcgggagggaatcattgggtgttggatagtggatgcactcaacacatgaccggagatatgaaaatattcacccaaatgagtgaggaagattgctcaaattatgatagtatcatatttggagataatcgcaaaggaaaggtaAAAGACTTggataaaattgctatttcaaatagaAAGGCTGATAGAGACTGAAAAATTATAAAAGTAATTTTAATATAAAAGACTTTTAAAATGATAATTTAGAGAGTAAAATTTAGAAAGACTCTAGTTGAGCAAACGAATTTGTACGCTGAATATGACTGCCAACTTTTTCCTGTGCATATTGGAGCGCATCAGGGTGAATTGGATTCGTATTATCACAAAACAAACCGGTGTAGATTCAGGCTGGATTTGAGCCTGTTTAGCAGCGCTATCCGCTTGGCCCAATTCGTCTACTGCTCCTCCAGCTCCTCCGCTGCGCCGCCGGTCGCCGCCCGACACCGCCGAAGAAGAGCAGACGCCGAGTCCAGGACGTCGCCGCGGGGCTCGGGGAACGCGGTGTTGCCATCGCGAGGAAGGTCGGAAGGTGAGCACGTTTTTTTTTCTTCTGTGGAACCTTTCTCTCCTTGCCTTCAAATCAACAGGTGAGatagggcgagacgagatcgtccCTTAGTTTGGAAATTTCTCAACACGACCGCACTTCCATCTGTATTAGTTCGCTGTTCGCCCGCCGGATCGGCACCGTCGCCACCGCCCATGGCAACCGTCGCCCCCGTCGTCTCCGACCTCGTCGACTTCCTCAACGCGTCGCCCACCGCCTTTCACGCCGTTGGTACACTTCATCTGCTCCCCTTTCCGTTTTTTTCCTCGCGGATAGATCTGAGCTGACTCCGTTGGGCTGTTGCTTCCATCGGGAGAAGACGAGGCGAAGCGGCGGCTGAAGGCGGCGGGGTTCGTGCAGCTGTCGGAGCGGGAGGAGTGGGCGGGTCTCGAGCCCGGGCGCAAGTACTTCTTCACACGCAACCACTCCACTATTGTCGCTTTTGCCATCGGCGCAAAGTGAGTGAGCTAGATCCGCTTGCCGTCCTCCTTATTCTCACCAGCCTTAAATTCCTCTTCTCTACAGCAGTTTTAAAAAAATATCCTGTGCATATTCCTCCGAGTTCTTTGCTATGTGGAATTGTGGATTAATTGGCTAGCTTATGTGTTAATGTTTCACAGATACGTTGCTGGCAATGGGTTCCACATCATCGGTGCACACACTGACAGCCCTTGCCTGAAGCTCAAGCCTGTCTCCAAGGTATCAAGCCTCAACTCTTGCTCACTGATTTCGTAGTACATTGTGTCTTATATTTCAATTTTGTATATGATAGCAGGTGTCTGTGACTCTGTGTAACAAATGATTTGTCTTTAATCAGGAACAGAAGCTGTTATTGAGTTTTAGGTGGTAGATGCTGCTACACATTTTTATAAGTTACTGAAAGTATCTTGCTTTTTTTGCAGGTAACCAAAGGAGGTTACCTTGAGGTTGGGGTTCAAACGTATGGTGGTGGGTTGTGGTACACATGGTTTGACCGTGATCTTACTGTAGCTGGTAGAGTGATTATacgggagaagaaggatggcgtgGTCTCTTATGCACACAAGCTTGTACGGGTACAGGAACCAATTATGCGGATACCTACTTTGGCTATTCACCTGGACAGGTTGGGACACAACAAATTTCTATTTGTTATGTCTTATTGTGTTACTATTTATATCTATTACTAGTTAGGTGTTCGTACTTTGCTATGATTTTCATTTATGCTTGAGTATAAAGTATAAAACACAAATACATGTGCATTTTGTTAGTTAGGTGGATGTGAATGTAGGTTTGAAGCCAACAACCATGGTTCGAATCTCCATTTGTGCATAATTTTAACTTTTTTACTGTTTAAATGTGGAGGAGCAGAGGGTTGTGTATAGTTTTAGTTTTTTTACCATTTAAATGTGGGGGAGCAAGGGGAGGTGAACGGAAGGGAAGGGGTGACGCACGACGATAGTGGAAACGGTGGAAACTGATGCTTTATAGTAGTAGAGATAGAGAAGAGTTAGTCCAATCCAAATTATAAGACattttggcttttctagatacatagCTTTTACTATACACTTAGATATACATTATATCTATATACAGTGTATCTAGAAATGCCAAAACGTCTTATAGTTCGGAATGGAGTATTTATTTGTTATTATTGTTATTTTTATTGCAGCCACATGTGATAGTACAATCAATCCCATAAGTTGTAGGCTCCCTTGAAAGTGTGACCTTTTACAGTGACGCTGAATAATTTAATACATTATGTACAGGACTATCTCCTCAGAAGGTCTCAAGGTTAACAATCAGAGTCATCTTGTTCCAGTGCTGGCTACATGTATCAAGGTGATTTGAATAGCACTAGAAACTTTTCCTGAATAATTGATTTGCAAGTTGCAACAAATCAATTGTGTGTAACATAGTTTGATGCTGAAGGTAAAACTCTTGCTACCATTTTACAGAATGAAATGCAGAAATTTGTAGCAGATAATGGCCCAAAGCAGGCATCCGAGAATGCGAACACAAAGCATCATCCATTACTATTGCAGGTACCTTCTTTTTTGTGATTATAGTTCAACTCCACCAGGGGTTCTCATATATAATATAAAAACTAGAGTGCTCTGAAAACGAAATATCAAGAGTCCTTGGGTTCTGAAGTATGCTCCACTGATGTTTTTTTTTGTTGCAGTTGATTGCTAAAGAGGCTAACTGTGAGCCTGGTGAGATATGTGACTTTGAACTGCAATTATGTGATACTCAACCAAGTGTTGTAGCAGGTGCCACGAAAGAGTTCATCTTTTCAGGAAGGCTTGACAATCTTTGCATGTCATTTTGTTCATTGAAGGTTTGTCTTGCTGATTCATTTACCTATAGCTACCAAATCTTGTGATTTCTTGGTGTCACTGTTCGATATTTTTTTCTCGAACGACGTAGGAGAGCTGTGTGTCATTTCATTAggatagaaaataaaacattGGGGAAGACCAAGAGGTCCACCCCTAGTACAGAACAAACTATATAAACATCCTGAAAAACAAAAACAGAGCAGGATCCCAAACGCCTAACCGGCTAGGATCAATGCCCTGTAAGgagctcctgcagatcagcagctCCAGCCATACACCATAAACGGCACTCGTCCCCAATTTTCTTGAGAAC
This genomic window contains:
- the LOC100304311 gene encoding Zn-dependent exopeptidase superfamily protein isoform X1 is translated as MATVAPVVSDLVDFLNASPTAFHAVDEAKRRLKAAGFVQLSEREEWAGLEPGRKYFFTRNHSTIVAFAIGAKYVAGNGFHIIGAHTDSPCLKLKPVSKVTKGGYLEVGVQTYGGGLWYTWFDRDLTVAGRVIIREKKDGVVSYAHKLVRVQEPIMRIPTLAIHLDRTISSEGLKVNNQSHLVPVLATCIKNEMQKFVADNGPKQASENANTKHHPLLLQLIAKEANCEPGEICDFELQLCDTQPSVVAGATKEFIFSGRLDNLCMSFCSLKALIDSSSVEHSLDHESGVRMVALFDHEEVGSDSAQGAGSPAMLDALSRITGSFNSSGSKLLEKAIQRSFLVSADMAHALHPNYMDKHEENHQPKLHGGLVIKHNANQRYATNAVTAFIFREIAERHQLPIQDFVVRNDMACGSTIGPILASGVGIRTVDIGAPQLSMHSIREMCAADDISYSYEHFKAYFEEFTELDGKVKVDY